The following are encoded in a window of Physeter macrocephalus isolate SW-GA chromosome 9, ASM283717v5, whole genome shotgun sequence genomic DNA:
- the NEFM gene encoding neurofilament medium polypeptide isoform X1, producing MSYTLDSLGNPSAYRRVTDTRSSFSRVSGSPSSGFRSQSWSRGSPSTVSSSYKRSALAPRLTYSSAMLSSAESSLDFSQSSSLLNGGSGPGGDYKPSRSNEKEQLQGLNDRFAGYIEKVHYLEQQNKEIEAEIQALRQKRASHAQLGDAYDQEIRELRATLEMVNHEKAQVQLDSDHLDEDIHRLKERFEEEARLRDDTEAAIRALRKDIEESSLVKVELDKKVQSLQDEVAFLRSNHEEEVADLLAQIQASHITVERKDYLKTDISSALKEIRSQLECHSDQNMHQAEEWFKCRYAKLTEAAEQNKEAIRSAKEEIAEYRRQLQSKSIELESVRGTKESLERQLSDIEERHSHDLSSYQDTIQQLENELRGTKWEMARHLREYQDLLNVKMALDIEIAAYRKLLEGEETRFSTFAGSITGPLYTHRQPSITISSKIQKTKVEAPKLKVQHKFVEEIIEETKVEDEKSEMEEALTAIAEELTVSMKEEGKEEEAEEKKEKEEAEEEVVAAKKSPVKATAPELKEEEEEGKEEEEEEEGAKSDQAEEGGSEKEVSSEKEEGEEEEEGETEAEGEGEEAVEAKEEKKMEEKGEEVAPKEELVAEAKVEKPVAEAKVEKPVAEAKVEKPEQAKSPVPKSPVEEVKPKAEVGAEKGEQKEEEGKVEEEKKEEAKEAPKEEKGEKKEEKPKDVPEKKKAESPVKEEVVEEVVAKSVKVSLEKDAKEEEKPQQQEKEKEKAEEVGKKEEGGLKDSRKEDIAINGEVEGKEEEEQEAKEKGSGGEEKKGVVTNGLDLSPADEKKGGDRGEEKVVVTKMVEKTTSEGGEGATKYITKSVTVTQKVEEHEETFEEKLVSTKKVEKVTSHAVVKEVTQSD from the exons ATGAGCTACACGCTGGACTCGCTGGGCAACCCGTCCGCCTACCGGCGGGTAACCGACACCCGCTCGAGCTTCAGCCGCGTTAGCGGCTCCCCGTCCAGCGGCTTCCGTTCGCAGTCATGGTCCCGCGGCTCGCCCAGCACCGTGTCCTCCTCCTACAAGCGCAGCGCGCTTGCCCCGCGCCTCACCTACAGCTCGGCCATGCTCAGCTCCGCCGAGAGCAGCCTCGACTTCAGCCAGTCCTCGTCCCTGCTTAATGGCGGCTCTGGGCCGGGCGGCGACTACAAGCCGTCCCGCTCCAATGAGAAGGAGCAGCTGCAGGGGCTGAACGACCGCTTCGCGGGCTACATCGAGAAAGTGCACTACCTGGAGCAGCAGAACAAGGAGATCGAGGCGGAGATCCAGGCGCTACGGCAGAAGCGGGCCTCGCACGCGCAGCTGGGCGACGCGTACGACCAGGAGATCCGCGAGCTGCGCGCCACCCTGGAGATGGTGAACCACGAGAAGGCTCAGGTTCAGCTGGACTCGGACCACCTGGACGAGGACATCCACAGGCTCAAGGAGCGCTTCGAGGAGGAGGCGCGGCTGCGCGACGACACCGAGGCGGCCATCCGCGCGCTGCGCAAAGACATCGAAGAGTCGTCGCTGGTCAAGGTGGAGCTGGACAAGAAGGTGCAGTCCCTGCAGGATGAGGTGGCCTTCCTGCGGAGCAATCACGAGGAGGAGGTGGCCGACCTGCTGGCCCAGATCCAGGCGTCACACATCACCGTGGAGCGCAAAGACTACCTGAAGACAGACATCTCGTCGGCGCTGAAGGAGATCCGCTCCCAGCTCGAATGCCACTCGGACCAGAACATGCACCAGGCCGAAGAATGGTTTAAGTGCCGCTACGCCAAGCTCACCGAGGCAGCCGAGCAGAACAAGGAGGCCATCCGTTCCGCCAAGGAAGAGATCGCCGAGTACCGGCGCCAACTGCAGTCCAAGAGCATCGAGCTCGAGTCGGTGCGCGGCACCAAGGAATCCCTGGAGCGGCAGCTCAGCGACATCGAGGAGCGGCACAGCCACGACCTTAGCAGCTACCAG GACACCATCCAGCAGTTGGAAAATGAGCTTCGGGGCACCAAGTGGGAAATGGCTCGTCATTTGAGAGAATACCAGGATCTCCTCAACGTCAAGATGGCTCTAGATATCGAGATCGCTGCATACAG GAAACTCCTGGAGGGTGAAGAGACCAGATTTAGCACATTTGCAGGAAGCATCACTGGGCCGCTGTATACACACCGACAGCCCTCCATCACAATATCCAGTAAGATTCAGAAAACCAAGGTAGAGGCTCCCAAGCTAAAGGTCCAACACAAATTTGTCGAGGAGATCATAGAGGAAACCAAGGTGGAAGATGAGAAATCAGAAATGGAAGAAGCCCTGACGGCCATTGCAGAGGAATTGACAGTTTCCATGAAAGAAGAGGGCAAGGAAGAAGAggctgaagagaagaaagagaaagaagaagccgAAGAAGAAGTTGTAGCTGCCAAAAAGTCTCCAGTGAAAGCTACTGCACCTGAActtaaagaagaggaggaagagggcaaagaggaagaggaagaagaggagggcgCTAAATCAGACCAAGCTGAGGAAGGAGGATCTGAGAAGGAAGTTTCTAGTGAAAAAGAGgaaggtgaggaggaagaggaaggagaaacagaGGCCGAAGGTGAAGGAGAGGAAGCCGTCGAAgctaaagaggaaaagaaaatggaggaaaagggTGAAGAAGTGGCTCCCAAGGAGGAGCTGGTGGCAGAAGCCAAGGTGGAGAAGCCGGTGGCAGAAGCCAAGGTGGAGAAGCCGGTGGCAGAAGCCAAGGTGGAGAAGCCAGAGCAAGCCAAGTCCCCGGTGCCAAAGTCACCAGTGGAAGAGGTGAAGCCCAAAGCAGAAGTTGGAGCCgagaaaggagaacagaaagaggaggaagggaaagtggaggaagaaaagaaggaagaagcaaaggaagctcccaaggaagagaagggagagaaaaaggaggagaagcCAAAGGATGTGCCAGAGAAGAAGAAGGCCGAATCCCCAGTGAAGGAGGAAGTCGTGGAGGAGGTGGTCGCCAAATCAGTAAAGGTGAGCTTGGAGAAGGATGCCAAAGAGGAGGAAAAGCCACAGCagcaggagaaggagaaagagaaagcggaagaggtggggaagaaggaggagggaggtttGAAGGATTCCAGGAAGGAAGACATAGCCATCaatggggaggtggaaggaaaagaggaagaagagcaggaagCTAAGGAGAAGGGCAgtgggggagaagagaagaaaggggttGTCACCAATGGGCTAGACTTGAGCCCAGCAGATGAAAAGAAGGGTGGTGATAGAGGTGAGGAGAAAGTGGTGGTGACCAAAATGGTAGAAAAAACCACCAGTGAGGGGGGAGAGGGTGCTACCAAGTATATCACCAAATCTGTAACCGTCACTCAAAAGGTCGAAGAGCATGAAGAGACCTTTGAGGAGAAATTAGTGTCTACTAAAAAGGTAGAGAAGGTCACTTCACACGCCGTAGTAAAGGAAGTCACCCAGAGTGACTAA
- the NEFM gene encoding neurofilament medium polypeptide isoform X2: MSYTLDSLGNPSAYRRVTDTRSSFSRVSGSPSSGFRSQSWSRGSPSTVSSSYKRSALAPRLTYSSAMLSSAESSLDFSQSSSLLNGGSGPGGDYKPSRSNEKEQLQGLNDRFAGYIEKVHYLEQQNKEIEAEIQALRQKRASHAQLGDAYDQEIRELRATLEMVNHEKAQVQLDSDHLDEDIHRLKERFEEEARLRDDTEAAIRALRKDIEESSLVKVELDKKVQSLQDEVAFLRSNHEEEVADLLAQIQASHITVERKDYLKTDISSALKEIRSQLECHSDQNMHQAEEWFKCRYAKLTEAAEQNKEAIRSAKEEIAEYRRQLQSKSIELESVRGTKESLERQLSDIEERHSHDLSSYQDTIQQLENELRGTKWEMARHLREYQDLLNVKMALDIEIAAYRKLLEGEETRFSTFAGSITGPLYTHRQPSITISSKIQKTKVEAPKLKVQHKFVEEIIEETKVEDEKSEMEEALTAIAEELTVSMKEEGKEEEAEEKKEKEEAEEEVVAAKKSPVKATAPELKEEEEEGKEEEEEEEGAKSDQAEEGGSEKEVSSEKEEGEEEEEGETEAEGEGEEAVEAKEEKKMEEKGEEVAPKEELVAEAKVEKPEQAKSPVPKSPVEEVKPKAEVGAEKGEQKEEEGKVEEEKKEEAKEAPKEEKGEKKEEKPKDVPEKKKAESPVKEEVVEEVVAKSVKVSLEKDAKEEEKPQQQEKEKEKAEEVGKKEEGGLKDSRKEDIAINGEVEGKEEEEQEAKEKGSGGEEKKGVVTNGLDLSPADEKKGGDRGEEKVVVTKMVEKTTSEGGEGATKYITKSVTVTQKVEEHEETFEEKLVSTKKVEKVTSHAVVKEVTQSD; encoded by the exons ATGAGCTACACGCTGGACTCGCTGGGCAACCCGTCCGCCTACCGGCGGGTAACCGACACCCGCTCGAGCTTCAGCCGCGTTAGCGGCTCCCCGTCCAGCGGCTTCCGTTCGCAGTCATGGTCCCGCGGCTCGCCCAGCACCGTGTCCTCCTCCTACAAGCGCAGCGCGCTTGCCCCGCGCCTCACCTACAGCTCGGCCATGCTCAGCTCCGCCGAGAGCAGCCTCGACTTCAGCCAGTCCTCGTCCCTGCTTAATGGCGGCTCTGGGCCGGGCGGCGACTACAAGCCGTCCCGCTCCAATGAGAAGGAGCAGCTGCAGGGGCTGAACGACCGCTTCGCGGGCTACATCGAGAAAGTGCACTACCTGGAGCAGCAGAACAAGGAGATCGAGGCGGAGATCCAGGCGCTACGGCAGAAGCGGGCCTCGCACGCGCAGCTGGGCGACGCGTACGACCAGGAGATCCGCGAGCTGCGCGCCACCCTGGAGATGGTGAACCACGAGAAGGCTCAGGTTCAGCTGGACTCGGACCACCTGGACGAGGACATCCACAGGCTCAAGGAGCGCTTCGAGGAGGAGGCGCGGCTGCGCGACGACACCGAGGCGGCCATCCGCGCGCTGCGCAAAGACATCGAAGAGTCGTCGCTGGTCAAGGTGGAGCTGGACAAGAAGGTGCAGTCCCTGCAGGATGAGGTGGCCTTCCTGCGGAGCAATCACGAGGAGGAGGTGGCCGACCTGCTGGCCCAGATCCAGGCGTCACACATCACCGTGGAGCGCAAAGACTACCTGAAGACAGACATCTCGTCGGCGCTGAAGGAGATCCGCTCCCAGCTCGAATGCCACTCGGACCAGAACATGCACCAGGCCGAAGAATGGTTTAAGTGCCGCTACGCCAAGCTCACCGAGGCAGCCGAGCAGAACAAGGAGGCCATCCGTTCCGCCAAGGAAGAGATCGCCGAGTACCGGCGCCAACTGCAGTCCAAGAGCATCGAGCTCGAGTCGGTGCGCGGCACCAAGGAATCCCTGGAGCGGCAGCTCAGCGACATCGAGGAGCGGCACAGCCACGACCTTAGCAGCTACCAG GACACCATCCAGCAGTTGGAAAATGAGCTTCGGGGCACCAAGTGGGAAATGGCTCGTCATTTGAGAGAATACCAGGATCTCCTCAACGTCAAGATGGCTCTAGATATCGAGATCGCTGCATACAG GAAACTCCTGGAGGGTGAAGAGACCAGATTTAGCACATTTGCAGGAAGCATCACTGGGCCGCTGTATACACACCGACAGCCCTCCATCACAATATCCAGTAAGATTCAGAAAACCAAGGTAGAGGCTCCCAAGCTAAAGGTCCAACACAAATTTGTCGAGGAGATCATAGAGGAAACCAAGGTGGAAGATGAGAAATCAGAAATGGAAGAAGCCCTGACGGCCATTGCAGAGGAATTGACAGTTTCCATGAAAGAAGAGGGCAAGGAAGAAGAggctgaagagaagaaagagaaagaagaagccgAAGAAGAAGTTGTAGCTGCCAAAAAGTCTCCAGTGAAAGCTACTGCACCTGAActtaaagaagaggaggaagagggcaaagaggaagaggaagaagaggagggcgCTAAATCAGACCAAGCTGAGGAAGGAGGATCTGAGAAGGAAGTTTCTAGTGAAAAAGAGgaaggtgaggaggaagaggaaggagaaacagaGGCCGAAGGTGAAGGAGAGGAAGCCGTCGAAgctaaagaggaaaagaaaatggaggaaaagggTGAAGAAGTGGCTCCCAAGGAGGAGCTGGTGGCAGAAGCCAAG GTGGAGAAGCCAGAGCAAGCCAAGTCCCCGGTGCCAAAGTCACCAGTGGAAGAGGTGAAGCCCAAAGCAGAAGTTGGAGCCgagaaaggagaacagaaagaggaggaagggaaagtggaggaagaaaagaaggaagaagcaaaggaagctcccaaggaagagaagggagagaaaaaggaggagaagcCAAAGGATGTGCCAGAGAAGAAGAAGGCCGAATCCCCAGTGAAGGAGGAAGTCGTGGAGGAGGTGGTCGCCAAATCAGTAAAGGTGAGCTTGGAGAAGGATGCCAAAGAGGAGGAAAAGCCACAGCagcaggagaaggagaaagagaaagcggaagaggtggggaagaaggaggagggaggtttGAAGGATTCCAGGAAGGAAGACATAGCCATCaatggggaggtggaaggaaaagaggaagaagagcaggaagCTAAGGAGAAGGGCAgtgggggagaagagaagaaaggggttGTCACCAATGGGCTAGACTTGAGCCCAGCAGATGAAAAGAAGGGTGGTGATAGAGGTGAGGAGAAAGTGGTGGTGACCAAAATGGTAGAAAAAACCACCAGTGAGGGGGGAGAGGGTGCTACCAAGTATATCACCAAATCTGTAACCGTCACTCAAAAGGTCGAAGAGCATGAAGAGACCTTTGAGGAGAAATTAGTGTCTACTAAAAAGGTAGAGAAGGTCACTTCACACGCCGTAGTAAAGGAAGTCACCCAGAGTGACTAA